A section of the Neofelis nebulosa isolate mNeoNeb1 chromosome 12, mNeoNeb1.pri, whole genome shotgun sequence genome encodes:
- the UCK1 gene encoding uridine-cytidine kinase 1 isoform X3 — MASAGGGDCEGAAPEADRPHQRPFLIGVSGGTASGKSTVCEKIMELLGQNEVDHRQRKLVILSQDRFYKVLTAEQKAKALKGQYNFDHPDAFDNDLMHRTLKNIVEGKTVEVPTYDFVTHSRLPETTVVYPADVVLFEGILVFYSQEVRDMFHLRLFVDTDSDVRLSRRDEEVCRRDHPPRGGQHGGHQPDCAAHPGHPERRLLQVAPRVQRAELQEDVSRAGRPSRGADLRQAIALGVQQQAPLSGGVPGLPGRPPAPAPTDCSGCVRRCLPPTPRVDAAAASSLRLAVQTGGGGGARGSRGSSLLWADLHL, encoded by the exons ATGGCTTCCGCTGGAGGCGGCGACTGCGAGGGCGCCGCGCCGGAGGCGGACCGCCCTCACCAGCGGCCCTTCCTGATCGGGGTGAGCGGCGGCACCGCGAGCGGGAAG TCCACTGTGTGTGAGAAGATCATGGAGCTGCTGGGCCAGAACGAAGTGGACCACCGGCAGCGGAAGCTGGTCATCCTGAGCCAAGATAGGTTCTACAAGGTCCTGACTGCAGAGCAGAAAGCCAAGGCATTGAAGGGCCAGTACAATTTCGACCACCCAG ATGCTTTTGATAACGATTTGATGCACAGAACTCTGAAAAACATCGTGGAGGGCAAAACCGTCGAGGTCCCAACCTATGATTTTGTGACCCACTCCAG GTTACCGGAGACCACGGTGGTCTACCCTGCAGATGTGGTCCTGTTTGAGGGCATCTTAGTGTTCTACAGCCAGGAGGTCCGCGACATGTTTCACCTGCGCCTCTTCGTGGACACGGACTCCGACGTCAGGCTGTCGAGAAGAG ACGAAGAAGTATGCCGACGTGATCATCCCCCGAGGGGTGGACAACATGG TGGCCATCAACCTGATTGTGCAGCACATCCAGGACATCCTGAGCGGCGACTTCTGCAAGTGGCACCGAGGGTCCAACGGGCGGAGCTACAAGAGGACGTTTCCCGAGCCGGGAGACCGTCCCGCGGTGCTGACCTCCGGCAAGCGATCGCACTTGGAGTCCAGCAGCAGGCCCCACTGAGCGGCGGGGTGCCCGGCCTCCCGGGcaggccccccgcccctgccccgacAGACTGTTCGGGCTGTGTCCGGAgatgcctgccccccaccccccgtgtgGACGCAGCTGCTGCTTCCTCTCTGCGTCTCGCGGTacagacggggggtgggggtggagcgcGAGGATCACGGGGTTCCTCCCTGTTGTGGGCAGACCTGCACCTGTGA
- the UCK1 gene encoding uridine-cytidine kinase 1 isoform X2, which yields MASAGGGDCEGAAPEADRPHQRPFLIGVSGGTASGKSTVCEKIMELLGQNEVDHRQRKLVILSQDRFYKVLTAEQKAKALKGQYNFDHPDAFDNDLMHRTLKNIVEGKTVEVPTYDFVTHSRLPETTVVYPADVVLFEGILVFYSQEVRDMFHLRLFVDTDSDVRLSRRVLRDVHRGRDLEQILTQYTTFVKPAFEEFCLPAPLVSHSLLCWPLSERETPRRQGRVCSRPKRTQIWHTTKKYADVIIPRGVDNMVAINLIVQHIQDILSGDFCKWHRGSNGRSYKRTFPEPGDRPAVLTSGKRSHLESSSRPH from the exons ATGGCTTCCGCTGGAGGCGGCGACTGCGAGGGCGCCGCGCCGGAGGCGGACCGCCCTCACCAGCGGCCCTTCCTGATCGGGGTGAGCGGCGGCACCGCGAGCGGGAAG TCCACTGTGTGTGAGAAGATCATGGAGCTGCTGGGCCAGAACGAAGTGGACCACCGGCAGCGGAAGCTGGTCATCCTGAGCCAAGATAGGTTCTACAAGGTCCTGACTGCAGAGCAGAAAGCCAAGGCATTGAAGGGCCAGTACAATTTCGACCACCCAG ATGCTTTTGATAACGATTTGATGCACAGAACTCTGAAAAACATCGTGGAGGGCAAAACCGTCGAGGTCCCAACCTATGATTTTGTGACCCACTCCAG GTTACCGGAGACCACGGTGGTCTACCCTGCAGATGTGGTCCTGTTTGAGGGCATCTTAGTGTTCTACAGCCAGGAGGTCCGCGACATGTTTCACCTGCGCCTCTTCGTGGACACGGACTCCGACGTCAGGCTGTCGAGAAGAG TTCTCCGGGACGTGCACCGCGGGAGGGATCTGGAGCAGATTCTGACCCAGTACACCACCTTCGTGAAGCCGGCCTTCGAGGAGTTCTGCCTGCCG GCACCTCTGGTCTCACACTCCCTGCTTTGCTGGCCCCTCTCAGAACGGGAAACGCCACGAAGGCAGGGACGTGTTTGTTCGCGGCCCAAACGGACACAGATCTGGCACACC ACGAAGAAGTATGCCGACGTGATCATCCCCCGAGGGGTGGACAACATGG TGGCCATCAACCTGATTGTGCAGCACATCCAGGACATCCTGAGCGGCGACTTCTGCAAGTGGCACCGAGGGTCCAACGGGCGGAGCTACAAGAGGACGTTTCCCGAGCCGGGAGACCGTCCCGCGGTGCTGACCTCCGGCAAGCGATCGCACTTGGAGTCCAGCAGCAGGCCCCACTGA
- the UCK1 gene encoding uridine-cytidine kinase 1 isoform X1: MASAGGGDCEGAAPEADRPHQRPFLIGVSGGTASGKSTVCEKIMELLGQNEVDHRQRKLVILSQDRFYKVLTAEQKAKALKGQYNFDHPDAFDNDLMHRTLKNIVEGKTVEVPTYDFVTHSRLPETTVVYPADVVLFEGILVFYSQEVRDMFHLRLFVDTDSDVRLSRRVLRDVHRGRDLEQILTQYTTFVKPAFEEFCLPTKKYADVIIPRGVDNMVAINLIVQHIQDILSGDFCKWHRGSNGRSYKRTFPEPGDRPAVLTSGKRSHLESSSRPH; encoded by the exons ATGGCTTCCGCTGGAGGCGGCGACTGCGAGGGCGCCGCGCCGGAGGCGGACCGCCCTCACCAGCGGCCCTTCCTGATCGGGGTGAGCGGCGGCACCGCGAGCGGGAAG TCCACTGTGTGTGAGAAGATCATGGAGCTGCTGGGCCAGAACGAAGTGGACCACCGGCAGCGGAAGCTGGTCATCCTGAGCCAAGATAGGTTCTACAAGGTCCTGACTGCAGAGCAGAAAGCCAAGGCATTGAAGGGCCAGTACAATTTCGACCACCCAG ATGCTTTTGATAACGATTTGATGCACAGAACTCTGAAAAACATCGTGGAGGGCAAAACCGTCGAGGTCCCAACCTATGATTTTGTGACCCACTCCAG GTTACCGGAGACCACGGTGGTCTACCCTGCAGATGTGGTCCTGTTTGAGGGCATCTTAGTGTTCTACAGCCAGGAGGTCCGCGACATGTTTCACCTGCGCCTCTTCGTGGACACGGACTCCGACGTCAGGCTGTCGAGAAGAG TTCTCCGGGACGTGCACCGCGGGAGGGATCTGGAGCAGATTCTGACCCAGTACACCACCTTCGTGAAGCCGGCCTTCGAGGAGTTCTGCCTGCCG ACGAAGAAGTATGCCGACGTGATCATCCCCCGAGGGGTGGACAACATGG TGGCCATCAACCTGATTGTGCAGCACATCCAGGACATCCTGAGCGGCGACTTCTGCAAGTGGCACCGAGGGTCCAACGGGCGGAGCTACAAGAGGACGTTTCCCGAGCCGGGAGACCGTCCCGCGGTGCTGACCTCCGGCAAGCGATCGCACTTGGAGTCCAGCAGCAGGCCCCACTGA
- the POMT1 gene encoding protein O-mannosyl-transferase 1 — protein sequence MLGFLKHPVVVKADINLNVVALTAMGLLSRLWQLSYPRAVVFDEVYYGQYISFYMKRIFFLDGSGPPFGHMLLALGGYLGGFDGNFLWNRIGAEYSGNVPVWSLRLLPALTGALSVPMAYQILSELGFSHCAAMGAALLMLIENALITQSRLMLLESVLIFFNLLAVLSYLKFSNSQKQRPFSPSWWFWLTLTGVACSCAVGVKYVGVFTYLLVLAVAGVHAWHLIGDRSLSNVSVLCHLLARAAALLVVPAAMYLLFFYVHLSLVYRSGPHDQIMSSAFQASLEGGLARITQGQPLEVAYGSQVTLKNVFGKPVPCWLHSHQSTYPMIYENGRGSSHQQQVTCYPFKDVNNWWIIKDPGRHQLVVSNPPRPVRHGDVVQLVHGMTTRFLNTHDVAAPLSPHSQEVSCYIDYNISMPPQNLWRLDIVNRDSDAGVWKTILSEVRLVHVNTSAVLKLSGAHLPDWGFRQLEVVGEKLSRGYHESTVWNVEEHRYGKSQEQKEREVELHSPTQMDVHRNLSFLARFLELQWRMLTAKSDGSEHKYSSSPLDWVTLDTSIAYWLHPRTSAQIHLLGNVVIWASASLATVVYALLFFWYLLRRRRKICDLPEDSWLRWVLAGALCAGGWAVNYVPFFLMEKTLFLYHYLPALTFQILLLPVVLQHISDHLCRTQLLRSLFSALLVAWYSCACHVFNTLRPLTYGDKSLSPSELKALRWKDSWDILIRKH from the exons ATGTTGGGATTTTTGAAGCACCCCGTCGTGGTGAAGGCTGACATCAACTTGAACGTTGTGGCTCTGACTGCAATGGGGCTACTGAGCCGCCTGTGGCAGCTCTCCTATCCAAGGGCTGTGGT TTTCGACGAAGTGTATTATGGGCAGTACATCTCTTTTTACATGAAGCGGATCTTCTTTTTGGATGGCAGTGGACCACCGTTTGGCCACATGCTGCTGGCACTGGGAG GTTATTTAGGAGGATTCGATGGTAACTTCTTGTGGAACAGAATCGGAGCAG AATACAGCGGCAACGTGCCCGTGTGGTCTCTGCGCCTGCTGCCCGCCCTCACGGGGGCCCTGTCGGTCCCCATGGCCTACCAGATCCTGTCGGAGCTTGGCTTTTCTCACTGTGCCGCCATGGGGGCCGCCCTGCTGATGCTCATCG AGAACGCTCTCATCACTCAGTCAAGGCTAATGCTTTTGGAGTCCGTGTTAATATTCTTTAATCTGCTGGCTGTGCTGTCCTACCTGAAGTTCTCCAACTCCCAAAAACAGAG GCCCTTCTCTCCGAGCTGGTGGTTTTGGCTGACGCTGACCGGAGTGGCCTGCTCCTGTGCCGTGGG CGTCAAATACGTGGGTGTTTTCACGTACCTGCTCGTGCTCGCTGTCGCTGGCGTCCACGCCTGGCACCTGATAGGAGACCGGAGTCTGTCAAAC GTCTCTGTGCTCTGTCACCTGCTGGCCCGCGCGGCAGCTCTGTTGGTCGTCCCGGCCGCCATGTACTTGCTGTTCTTTTACGTCCACCTGAGTCTGGTCTACCGCTCTGGGCCCCACGATCAAATCATGTCCAGTGCCTTCCAGGCCAGCTTGGAG GGAGGGCTGGCTCGGATCACGCAGGGCCAGCCCCTGGAGGTGGCCTACGGTTCCCAGGTCACTCTGAAGAACGTTTTTGGCAAACCCGTGCCCTGCTGGCTTcattcccaccagagcacctacCCCATGAT ATACGAGAACGGCCGAGGCAGCTCGCACCAGCAGCAAGTGACCTGTTACCCCTTCAAAGACGTCAACAACTGGTGGATCATAAAGGACCCTGGGAG GCACCAGCTGGTGGTGAGCAACCCTCCGAGGCCCGTGCGGCATGGAGACGTGGTGCAGCTGGTGCACGGCATGACCACGCGCTTCCTCAACAC gcaTGACGTCGCGGCGCCCCTGAGCCCCCACTCGCAGGAGGTGTCATGCTACATCGACTACAACATCTCCATGCCTCCTCAGAACCTCTGGAGACTG GACATTGTAAACAGAGACTCTGATGCGGGGGTTTGGAAGACCATCTTGTCTGAGGTCCGCCTGGTGCACGTGAACACCTCCGCGGTCCTGAAG CTGAGCGGGGCACACCTCCCAGACTGGGGGTTCCGGCAGCTGGAGGTCGTCGGGGAGAAGCTGTCGCGGGGCTACCACGAGAGCACCGTGTGGAACGTGGAGGAGCACCGCTACGGCAAAA GccaggagcagaaggagagagaagtggAATTGCACTCGCCCACGCAGATGGACGTCCACAGGAACCTGAGCTTCCTGGCCAGGTTCCTGGAGCTGCAG TGGAGAATGCTGACGGCCAAGAGCGACGGCTCGGAGCACAAGTACAGCTCGTCGCCACTGGACTGGGTCACGCTGGACACCAGCATCGCGTACTGGCTGCATCCCAGGACCAGC GCTCAGATCCACCTGCTTGGGAACGTCGTGATCTGGGCTTCGGCCAGCCTCGCCACTGTGGTCTACGCTCTGCTCTTCTTCTGGTACCTGCTTAGACGCCGAAGAAAGATCTGTGACCTCCCTGAGG ATTCCTGGCTGCGCTGGGTGCTGGCGGGGGCTCTGTGTGCCGGCGGCTGGGCGGTGAACTACGTCCCCTTCTTCCTGATGGAGAAGACGCTCTTCCTGTACCACTACCTGCCGGCGCTCACCTTCCAGATCCTTCTGCTCCCCGTGGTCTTGCAGCACATCAGCGACCACCTGTGCAG GACCCAGCTCCTGAGGAGCCTCTTCAGCGCCCTGCTTGTGGCGTGGTACTCCTGTGCCTGTCACGTGTTCAACACGCTGCGCCCGCTCACCTACGGGGACAAGTCACTCTCCCCCAGCGAACTGAAGGCCCTTCGCTGGAAGGACAGCTGGGACATTTTGATTCGCAAACACTAG